A window of the Radiobacillus deserti genome harbors these coding sequences:
- a CDS encoding nucleotide sugar dehydrogenase, with amino-acid sequence MMEKICVIGLGYIGLPTSIMFAKHGFQVHGMDVNATVVEKLQKQELHIEEPGLQEALDEVMNAGRLTVSTQPVEADVFIIAVPSPITTDKKANLDYVRSGTESIVPFVKKGNLVILESTVPPRTVEDVMMPILESTGLDLEKDIFISHSPERVIPGKIFQELESNDRIVGGINQESSERTKKLYKSFVKGEIHITDATTAEMVKVIENTYRDVNIAFANELAKISEQIGVNAWEAIKLANYHPRVNIHQPGPGVGGHCIAVDPWFLAELQPSIAQMITLARNTNDDMPAYTVNRIQEIVAEHKLDAPKVALLGLSFKGNVDDMRESPSLHIVDQMKEKNINYTVYDPHIKDIRLDQQVLSLDEAIQDADIIVILTDHNVFKTYNPSEVGQAVNTKIIFDTKNCIDEMEWRQAGFDYVRLGDAKNR; translated from the coding sequence CTGATGGAAAAAATATGTGTTATTGGTCTTGGATATATAGGATTACCAACCTCTATTATGTTCGCGAAGCATGGCTTCCAAGTACATGGAATGGACGTGAACGCAACGGTAGTAGAAAAGCTACAAAAACAAGAGCTTCATATTGAAGAACCAGGCTTACAAGAAGCGTTAGATGAAGTGATGAATGCTGGACGTTTAACAGTTTCCACACAACCGGTTGAAGCGGATGTGTTTATTATCGCGGTGCCTTCACCGATTACGACGGATAAAAAAGCGAATCTAGATTATGTACGTTCTGGAACAGAGAGTATCGTACCATTCGTGAAAAAAGGAAATCTTGTCATTTTAGAATCTACTGTACCACCACGTACAGTAGAAGATGTGATGATGCCAATCTTGGAAAGCACAGGATTAGATTTGGAGAAGGATATTTTTATTTCTCACTCTCCGGAGCGGGTTATTCCGGGTAAAATCTTCCAAGAGCTAGAATCAAATGACCGCATTGTCGGTGGGATTAACCAAGAATCAAGTGAGCGTACGAAGAAGCTATACAAATCGTTCGTAAAAGGGGAAATCCATATCACAGATGCGACGACAGCCGAAATGGTAAAGGTAATCGAAAACACGTATCGTGATGTGAATATCGCGTTTGCAAATGAATTAGCAAAAATTAGTGAACAAATCGGTGTCAACGCATGGGAAGCAATCAAGCTTGCGAACTATCACCCACGTGTAAATATTCACCAACCAGGACCTGGGGTAGGGGGGCACTGTATCGCCGTAGACCCATGGTTCTTAGCAGAGCTACAACCTTCTATTGCGCAAATGATTACATTAGCTCGTAATACGAATGACGATATGCCAGCATATACAGTGAATCGTATTCAAGAAATCGTGGCAGAGCATAAGCTAGACGCACCAAAAGTAGCGCTGTTAGGTCTTTCCTTCAAAGGAAATGTAGATGATATGCGGGAAAGCCCTTCTCTGCACATTGTGGACCAAATGAAAGAGAAGAATATTAACTATACGGTTTATGATCCACATATTAAAGATATTCGTTTAGATCAACAGGTTTTATCCTTAGACGAAGCAATTCAGGATGCTGATATTATCGTGATTTTAACGGATCACAACGTGTTCAAAACGTACAATCCGAGTGAAGTAGGACAAGCAGTGAATACAAAAATTATCTTCGATACGAAAAACTGTATCGATGAAATGGAATGGCGCCAAGCGGGATTTGATTACGTACGTCTTGGAGATGCCAAGAATAGGTGA
- a CDS encoding N-acetylmuramoyl-L-alanine amidase, producing the protein MKKWRILVSLCFSLLVLFIVAPKVAHADTAKVATTKSWTVEFNTEMSSASINNSTIYVLDANGAKQATTVSLSSDKKKAIVKPPSSGYKPGQTYTLVVTDNLYSIKNNPIKQAYSKTFTIEEVPTTPPVGYGTVTADVLNVRSGPGTSYSRIGQLTDGKIVAVYEISGDWATIDYNGTVGYVHKTYIKIQNPAGTNSIEGRRIVIDAGHGGKDPGASAKGTEEADIVLDVALRVQRKLSVLGAVPILTRSTDEFLELYERVQLAEDKHGDIFISIHVNAATAAATGAEAFYYKGKAANEQESYQLARSILDEIVDRANMVDRGVKHGDLHVIRENPLPATLIELGFITNSSDYKKLTSATYRDIYAEAIVEGIKKYYQQ; encoded by the coding sequence ATGAAAAAATGGCGAATTTTAGTTTCTTTATGTTTCAGTTTACTAGTTTTATTCATTGTAGCTCCAAAAGTCGCGCATGCAGACACTGCAAAAGTTGCTACTACGAAGTCTTGGACGGTTGAGTTCAACACGGAAATGTCTTCTGCATCGATTAACAATAGTACTATTTACGTTCTTGATGCAAACGGTGCAAAGCAGGCAACAACCGTTAGCTTGAGCAGTGACAAAAAGAAAGCAATCGTCAAGCCTCCTTCATCGGGGTACAAGCCTGGTCAAACCTACACGCTCGTCGTAACGGATAATCTTTATTCCATCAAAAACAATCCAATCAAACAAGCTTATTCCAAAACGTTCACGATTGAAGAAGTACCAACGACACCACCAGTTGGGTACGGTACGGTCACTGCGGACGTGCTGAACGTTCGTAGTGGACCTGGTACAAGCTACTCGCGGATAGGTCAGTTAACAGATGGAAAGATTGTAGCAGTTTATGAGATTTCCGGAGATTGGGCAACGATTGATTACAATGGCACAGTGGGCTATGTTCACAAGACCTATATTAAAATCCAAAATCCTGCTGGCACGAATTCGATTGAAGGAAGAAGAATTGTCATTGATGCCGGACACGGTGGGAAGGATCCAGGTGCATCGGCAAAAGGGACAGAGGAAGCGGATATTGTTCTCGATGTAGCATTAAGAGTACAGCGTAAGCTTAGTGTATTAGGAGCCGTTCCAATTCTAACAAGGTCAACGGATGAATTTCTAGAACTCTACGAACGAGTCCAATTAGCAGAGGATAAGCATGGAGACATCTTTATCAGTATTCACGTCAACGCAGCAACGGCAGCCGCAACAGGAGCAGAAGCTTTTTATTACAAAGGAAAAGCAGCCAATGAGCAAGAGAGCTACCAGCTTGCTAGAAGTATTTTAGATGAAATTGTAGATCGAGCAAACATGGTGGATCGTGGCGTCAAACATGGCGATTTACACGTTATTCGTGAAAACCCATTACCAGCTACACTAATCGAACTGGGGTTTATTACGAATAGCTCTGATTATAAGAAGCTAACATCTGCTACCTACCGAGATATCTACGCAGAAGCAATTGTAGAAGGAATTAAAAAATACTATCAGCAGTAA
- a CDS encoding decaprenyl-phosphate phosphoribosyltransferase, whose amino-acid sequence MYRHSILTALWKQLRPRQWVKNFLVFAALLFSFEFYHIEALGQSIFGFIVFCFTASSIYILNDYRDREADRHHPEKKHRPMASGALPVSIALLTGGILLFTGLLSSFLVNKLFFAIVLIYFTMNVLYSIWLKHVVIIDIMIIAAGFVLRAISGAVIIEVPFTPWFLLCIMLLSLFLAIGKRRHELSLALEYSSNSHRKVLGDYTLPLLDQMTSIVTASTIVSYAVFTFTSGNTVHLMWTIPFVIYGMFRYLYLVHVKGKGGAPEKLLFEDKHILITVLLYAIAVVLIFTIFE is encoded by the coding sequence TTGTACAGGCATTCAATACTAACAGCATTATGGAAGCAATTGCGCCCCAGGCAGTGGGTAAAAAACTTCCTCGTATTTGCGGCCCTTTTGTTTTCATTTGAGTTTTATCATATAGAAGCACTCGGTCAATCTATCTTTGGATTCATCGTGTTTTGTTTTACCGCAAGTAGTATTTACATATTAAATGATTATCGAGATCGAGAAGCAGATCGACATCATCCTGAAAAAAAACATCGACCGATGGCTTCGGGTGCCTTACCTGTTTCGATTGCCCTTCTCACCGGAGGTATCTTGCTTTTTACCGGATTGCTTAGTTCGTTTCTAGTAAATAAATTATTCTTTGCGATTGTGCTTATTTACTTCACCATGAATGTGCTCTATAGTATCTGGTTAAAGCATGTTGTGATTATAGATATCATGATTATAGCCGCGGGGTTTGTACTCCGGGCCATTAGTGGTGCCGTCATCATTGAAGTCCCATTTACACCGTGGTTTTTATTATGTATCATGTTACTTTCTTTATTTTTAGCCATTGGGAAAAGACGTCACGAGCTTTCATTAGCACTCGAGTATAGCTCGAACTCCCATCGCAAGGTGCTAGGAGATTACACGCTTCCGTTGCTCGATCAAATGACGAGTATCGTGACCGCATCCACGATTGTCAGCTATGCGGTTTTTACGTTTACTTCCGGAAATACCGTTCACTTAATGTGGACGATTCCATTTGTGATTTACGGAATGTTCCGGTATCTGTATCTTGTACACGTAAAAGGAAAAGGCGGAGCACCAGAAAAGCTTTTATTTGAGGACAAGCATATTCTGATCACCGTCCTGTTATATGCGATAGCTGTTGTTCTTATTTTTACGATTTTTGAATAG
- a CDS encoding O-antigen ligase family protein produces MNNQRNFFLFIIATIAVLGVGLILPSPLSLGISVVYFAVIAWLQPKWVVPLLILYYPLRPFLVEINDGLKLAGDIAIIVLVARVIWTSWIEKDWKSIFQLEIYEWAYLLFCVLGAISAFLTGVSPTAIIFQLRKFLMMYLLFYGLKRLAWTREDIITIAKVVIGVGILLSLHGFIELLSQRQWLLPQTWKEGYVSPTNANRIYGLIGNPNSLGLYMVIAIIASLMLLRESAKKLYFFPLTLFIGILLLTYSRGTWIGIVVAGALFVFLSRNWKVVKQIVIAAVAGYLIVFLPISSLHGWIASGPNGINLSENGGDGGGGIGDRFSSSFDEEQVARSSESGRLFFIEKGFEVFMDHPIIGTGFGTFGDSAALVYSSPIYEDYGLAGIYDYKGKDFYSDNQYIQIIAQTGAIGVVLFAVFLLNMVYRIWTIRQTHPAQVHVFVSLWLFICMVGVVYNIWENQVFPMFFFALLAWMETIKHGRTKTVPGTN; encoded by the coding sequence ATGAACAACCAGAGAAATTTTTTTCTTTTTATTATAGCTACGATAGCGGTTCTTGGAGTTGGATTGATTCTTCCATCGCCTCTATCTTTAGGGATTAGCGTTGTCTATTTCGCAGTAATCGCTTGGTTGCAGCCAAAGTGGGTTGTTCCTTTGTTGATTCTTTATTATCCTCTACGCCCTTTTCTTGTTGAGATTAATGATGGTCTAAAGCTCGCTGGGGATATAGCGATTATCGTCTTAGTAGCTAGGGTGATATGGACATCATGGATTGAAAAGGACTGGAAGTCAATTTTTCAGCTAGAAATATATGAATGGGCCTATCTTTTGTTTTGTGTGCTCGGAGCTATTTCCGCATTTTTAACAGGGGTGTCGCCGACAGCGATCATCTTCCAATTGCGTAAGTTCCTTATGATGTATTTGTTGTTTTATGGATTGAAGCGTCTCGCGTGGACTCGAGAGGATATCATTACGATAGCGAAAGTTGTTATTGGAGTAGGGATCTTACTCAGCTTGCACGGGTTCATTGAATTATTATCACAGCGTCAGTGGCTTTTACCACAAACGTGGAAGGAAGGCTATGTTTCTCCAACGAATGCGAACCGGATTTATGGATTAATTGGAAATCCTAACTCGCTTGGGTTATACATGGTGATTGCGATTATTGCATCTCTCATGCTGTTAAGAGAGTCTGCAAAGAAACTCTATTTCTTCCCGCTTACCTTGTTTATCGGAATACTTTTACTAACGTATTCTCGAGGAACGTGGATTGGAATTGTGGTGGCAGGAGCATTGTTTGTCTTCTTAAGCCGTAATTGGAAAGTGGTGAAGCAGATTGTCATTGCAGCGGTAGCTGGATATTTGATTGTTTTCTTACCAATTAGCTCTTTACATGGGTGGATTGCTTCTGGACCAAACGGAATCAACCTATCGGAAAATGGTGGAGACGGTGGGGGTGGAATAGGAGATCGTTTTTCTTCCTCCTTTGATGAGGAGCAGGTAGCGCGAAGCTCGGAAAGCGGACGTCTATTCTTTATTGAAAAAGGCTTTGAAGTATTTATGGATCACCCGATTATCGGAACGGGCTTTGGTACATTCGGAGATTCGGCAGCACTTGTTTATTCTTCTCCTATTTATGAGGATTACGGACTTGCTGGTATCTATGATTATAAGGGGAAGGATTTTTACTCCGATAACCAATACATTCAAATCATAGCGCAAACCGGTGCCATTGGGGTGGTGCTATTTGCCGTATTTCTATTAAATATGGTATATCGAATATGGACGATTCGACAAACACATCCAGCTCAGGTACACGTGTTCGTTTCGCTCTGGTTATTTATCTGCATGGTAGGAGTTGTGTATAATATTTGGGAAAACCAAGTATTCCCGATGTTCTTCTTTGCACTCTTAGCTTGGATGGAAACAATCAAACATGGACGAACTAAGACGGTGCCAGGCACCAACTAA
- a CDS encoding WecB/TagA/CpsF family glycosyltransferase — translation MKETILGVHVSNETYDSIKKQLFQHMEDNKQSFIVAVNPEKIIKASQDSSLKELINGADYQIPDGVGVLIASKLQGGSITNRITGIDLMNVLIEEASIRAKKVFFYGGKPGIAEAAKQKLLEKYPSLIVSGVMDGYVKDNQQIIDTINAADPDILFVALGSPKQEEWIRDNRSKLNVSVFQGVGGSFDVFAGNIKRAPAFFRRFGLEWLYRLLKEPWRLKRQLALPKFLLKVITTGRK, via the coding sequence GTGAAGGAAACAATTTTAGGGGTTCATGTATCGAATGAAACCTATGATAGTATAAAAAAACAGCTATTCCAGCATATGGAGGACAACAAGCAATCATTTATCGTTGCAGTAAATCCAGAAAAGATAATCAAAGCTTCCCAAGATAGCAGTCTGAAAGAATTGATTAATGGAGCGGACTATCAAATTCCTGATGGGGTAGGAGTGTTAATTGCTTCCAAATTACAGGGCGGTTCCATTACGAATCGCATAACGGGTATCGATTTAATGAACGTACTCATAGAGGAAGCGTCCATCCGTGCGAAGAAGGTCTTCTTTTACGGTGGAAAACCGGGAATAGCGGAAGCGGCAAAACAAAAATTGCTTGAGAAATATCCAAGCCTTATCGTGAGCGGAGTGATGGACGGCTACGTGAAGGACAACCAGCAGATTATCGATACGATTAATGCAGCGGATCCAGATATCCTATTTGTCGCTCTCGGCAGTCCGAAGCAAGAAGAATGGATACGAGACAATCGCAGCAAGCTGAACGTGTCCGTATTCCAAGGAGTTGGTGGATCGTTTGACGTATTCGCCGGTAATATTAAACGAGCACCAGCATTTTTCCGGCGCTTTGGATTAGAATGGCTGTATCGTTTATTAAAGGAACCGTGGCGATTAAAGCGTCAGCTGGCTTTGCCAAAATTTTTACTAAAAGTAATAACGACAGGTCGAAAGTAA
- a CDS encoding S8 family serine peptidase, translating into MKISQRILSYATIVLMVLSPQLVFAETGSDITKKSQDVSSSASRPSIAEKKREILQGEPVAEQDVKDREILLKVKDGQSFDSQTLGLLDREVSETMKKNGFQLVQVPEGMDYKRTLEQLNKQSSIALAEPNYERQVEATISDPFYNQQWHLPRIQLPTAWDTTKGSTNVTIAVLDTGVNASHEDLAGRILPGYDFVNTDSNPADDNGHGTMVSGIIAANSNSIGVAGVDQNAKILPVKVAGSDGKLSVYDTTDGIYYAMEQGADIINMSYGSYQDSTLEETAIWDAYEAGIVLIASAGNDDKSDWSYPASYAPVISVAATDQADNAASFSNYGYMVDITAPGTSIASTHYNGAYAAGDGTSFSAPIVSGIAGLLLAKHPDWTPLQVEWALEASADSLDGSEWNGFDGFGLVNANQALQQTLPSLANDASDRMSGAKRLTNQLATTEQFETPLDQDWFTFTVNQPSTISIQISNAAPHIDFVAALERYSDSTLTDSIDLDDTSEGMDEYMQVEVAAGTYYLRVEDYYLHWSNQPYEVLLHVENQNAVSVFSDVTLYQTEIEYLAEHGIIKGYSDGTFKPRNNVTRLQAVQMILNQLGIDPETTPAPNPGFTDVNESSYGYKAVAVAYDMGIIKGKGDVFDRGGSLTRSQMAAILVNTYDLVGNGTTYFTDVPKTAASYPAIDAIISNQIARGYSDQTFKPNDKITRQHFSVFLYNYLTK; encoded by the coding sequence ATGAAGATCAGTCAGCGAATTTTGAGTTATGCAACAATCGTTTTAATGGTGCTTTCCCCACAGCTTGTCTTTGCGGAAACAGGTTCTGACATCACGAAGAAGAGCCAGGACGTTTCGAGCAGTGCGAGTAGACCATCCATCGCGGAGAAGAAAAGAGAAATTCTACAAGGAGAGCCTGTGGCCGAGCAAGATGTAAAGGATCGTGAAATTCTCCTAAAAGTTAAGGACGGGCAATCCTTTGATTCTCAAACGCTAGGATTATTGGATCGAGAAGTTTCGGAAACGATGAAGAAAAACGGGTTTCAGCTTGTACAAGTTCCAGAAGGGATGGATTACAAGCGAACTTTAGAGCAATTAAATAAACAATCTAGTATTGCACTTGCAGAACCAAACTATGAAAGACAAGTAGAAGCAACTATTTCGGATCCTTTCTACAATCAGCAATGGCACCTGCCTCGTATTCAGCTTCCAACAGCTTGGGATACGACGAAAGGTTCCACGAATGTAACGATAGCAGTGTTAGATACAGGTGTAAATGCGTCACACGAAGACCTTGCCGGTAGAATCCTTCCGGGATATGACTTTGTGAACACCGATTCTAATCCTGCAGACGATAATGGACACGGTACGATGGTATCCGGTATTATCGCGGCCAACTCTAACTCCATTGGTGTAGCTGGGGTAGACCAAAACGCGAAGATCCTCCCAGTAAAAGTAGCCGGTAGTGATGGGAAGCTGTCTGTGTACGATACAACAGATGGAATTTATTACGCGATGGAACAAGGTGCCGATATCATCAATATGAGCTACGGCTCTTACCAAGATAGTACATTAGAAGAAACAGCAATCTGGGATGCGTATGAGGCAGGAATTGTTCTCATTGCTTCAGCTGGGAACGATGACAAATCAGACTGGTCTTACCCAGCTTCCTATGCACCGGTCATTTCCGTTGCAGCAACAGATCAAGCCGATAATGCTGCATCCTTTTCAAACTATGGATACATGGTAGATATTACAGCTCCGGGTACCAGTATTGCGAGTACCCACTATAACGGGGCATATGCAGCTGGAGATGGAACGTCCTTCTCTGCTCCAATCGTTAGTGGAATTGCAGGATTGCTTTTAGCGAAGCATCCAGACTGGACACCTTTACAAGTCGAATGGGCATTAGAAGCGAGCGCAGATAGCTTAGATGGCTCCGAATGGAACGGATTCGATGGTTTCGGACTTGTAAATGCTAACCAAGCACTACAACAAACACTTCCTTCTCTTGCAAACGATGCTAGTGATAGGATGAGTGGAGCAAAAAGATTAACGAATCAACTGGCAACAACAGAACAATTTGAAACACCATTGGATCAGGATTGGTTTACGTTCACTGTCAACCAACCATCTACCATTTCCATTCAAATTTCCAATGCAGCTCCACACATTGATTTTGTCGCAGCATTGGAGCGTTATTCTGATAGTACACTGACGGATTCTATCGATTTAGACGATACATCCGAAGGAATGGACGAATATATGCAAGTGGAAGTTGCGGCAGGCACCTACTATTTAAGGGTAGAGGATTATTATTTGCACTGGTCCAACCAACCATATGAAGTGCTATTACATGTAGAAAATCAAAACGCGGTTTCGGTATTTTCAGATGTGACGCTTTATCAAACCGAAATCGAGTATTTAGCAGAACATGGAATTATTAAAGGCTATTCCGATGGAACCTTTAAGCCGAGAAATAATGTAACAAGATTACAAGCCGTCCAAATGATTCTCAATCAACTAGGAATAGATCCAGAAACAACACCAGCTCCGAACCCAGGATTTACGGACGTGAACGAATCAAGCTATGGCTATAAAGCAGTCGCTGTCGCTTATGACATGGGGATTATTAAAGGAAAAGGAGATGTTTTCGATCGCGGAGGTAGCTTAACAAGAAGTCAGATGGCAGCAATTCTGGTCAATACGTACGATTTAGTCGGAAATGGAACGACCTACTTTACGGATGTGCCAAAAACGGCTGCTAGCTATCCAGCGATTGATGCAATTATTTCCAACCAAATAGCCAGAGGCTATTCCGATCAAACCTTTAAACCAAATGATAAGATTACTAGACAGCACTTCTCGGTATTTCTATATAACTATTTGACGAAATAG
- a CDS encoding N-acetylglucosaminidase, whose amino-acid sequence MKKKVLLIMLVVLLSSIGALQRNVNVEAEVTTETWDKAYAVSQDKVWNVAFNTKMSPSSFTSDTVYVMNNSTKSKHPVTFSLSSDGKVLSVKPTKPYTMHQEYTLHVDQKVASSLNRTMIKSIELPFLISNKYVITDFNGKALKSYNDLDTAIANAATDNTQMIQLDGTTVWIQSGIARTKAYTLIYDSPTLQKNITYVSGESELQYVKSYGEILQIKVAGKTGYVEADKVNLIPYKLATGKRSYYKNVDGDLYHYIYTSSGFGVYKYGAAPANMANGAIAYSWDGKTFNGQTAFFLNQRDLRTPSSVTAAELDNYIKANKADSPMIGLGKTFIEMEKQYNVNAVYLMAHAIHESAWGMSKIAREKNNLYGINATDSNPYGNADTYKSYEGSVMYAAKYISDKYLTSGTWQYNGRFLGNKAEGMNVRYASDPFWGQKIAGHMYRAEQWIKANR is encoded by the coding sequence ATGAAGAAAAAGGTACTTTTAATCATGTTAGTGGTCCTCCTATCCTCTATAGGGGCTCTGCAGCGCAACGTGAATGTAGAAGCCGAAGTGACCACAGAAACATGGGACAAGGCGTACGCCGTTTCCCAAGATAAAGTGTGGAATGTAGCGTTTAACACAAAGATGAGTCCAAGCTCGTTCACATCGGATACCGTGTATGTGATGAACAATTCGACCAAATCCAAACATCCGGTCACGTTTTCTCTTTCCTCGGATGGAAAAGTGTTAAGCGTAAAACCAACAAAGCCGTACACGATGCACCAGGAATATACGCTACATGTGGATCAAAAGGTTGCATCTTCGCTAAATCGTACGATGATAAAATCTATTGAACTCCCATTCTTAATATCCAACAAATACGTGATTACAGATTTCAATGGCAAAGCCTTAAAATCTTACAACGATTTGGACACCGCCATTGCCAATGCAGCAACGGACAATACACAGATGATTCAGCTAGACGGAACTACTGTCTGGATTCAAAGCGGGATTGCCAGAACAAAAGCATATACGCTCATCTATGATTCGCCAACCTTGCAAAAGAATATCACCTATGTATCTGGTGAATCGGAATTACAGTATGTTAAGTCATACGGGGAGATCCTTCAAATTAAAGTAGCAGGGAAAACCGGTTACGTAGAAGCAGACAAAGTAAATTTGATTCCATATAAGCTTGCTACTGGAAAACGTTCCTACTATAAAAATGTAGACGGAGACTTATACCACTATATTTATACAAGCAGTGGATTTGGCGTTTACAAATATGGTGCGGCACCAGCAAATATGGCAAATGGAGCCATCGCATATAGCTGGGACGGAAAAACATTTAACGGACAAACTGCCTTCTTCTTAAACCAAAGAGATTTAAGAACACCATCCAGTGTAACGGCTGCAGAATTGGACAATTACATCAAAGCAAATAAAGCGGATAGTCCAATGATCGGCTTAGGAAAAACCTTTATTGAGATGGAAAAGCAATACAACGTGAATGCGGTTTACTTGATGGCACATGCGATTCATGAAAGTGCATGGGGAATGAGTAAAATCGCACGGGAGAAAAACAATCTGTATGGTATCAATGCTACGGATAGTAATCCATATGGCAATGCCGACACTTATAAGTCTTATGAAGGTTCTGTGATGTATGCAGCCAAATACATTTCAGATAAATATTTAACATCCGGTACATGGCAATATAATGGGAGATTCCTAGGAAACAAAGCGGAGGGGATGAACGTTCGCTATGCGAGTGATCCATTCTGGGGCCAAAAGATTGCGGGACATATGTACCGTGCAGAGCAATGGATAAAAGCAAACAGGTAG
- a CDS encoding polysaccharide pyruvyl transferase family protein, with the protein MKIGIVGNYGNNNNGDEAILLGILVQLETYYKVKRSDITVFSNQPEQTKTRYGVEANPLYYKKGNKYQTLLTTMSKNYPVVRKLDLLIIGGGGILMDLYGTEAFLFGMYGWLGKLGRTPVAIYGVGAGPILTKQGSIVLKSLAHLAKLVTVRDGESERLLQSIGVTSPIHVIGDPAFYVPKPENVQKNERPLQIGVTAVPYYHGSYWPEEKLELYEDYIEGMARNLDELLDKHPDAQINFFATKYPQDLEVTKDIKQRMKAQDRCYVHDQELLPEDIVAFTAKQDVVIGTRLHSLILSLVSGTPVMAIGYHHKVKDFMDMIGYGENAIAIEELNKQTVFFEERFAKMEQNWSKELHAFQATGEDLRERAIMGMRLIDTTIVKK; encoded by the coding sequence ATGAAGATTGGGATTGTCGGAAACTACGGCAATAATAATAATGGAGACGAAGCCATATTATTAGGAATCTTAGTCCAGCTCGAAACGTATTACAAAGTAAAGCGTTCGGACATTACCGTATTCTCCAATCAACCAGAACAAACGAAGACGAGATATGGAGTAGAGGCGAACCCTCTCTACTATAAAAAAGGAAACAAATATCAAACGTTACTCACTACGATGAGTAAAAATTACCCCGTTGTTCGTAAGCTAGACCTGCTCATCATCGGTGGTGGTGGGATCTTAATGGACTTATATGGAACCGAAGCCTTTTTATTTGGAATGTATGGCTGGTTAGGAAAGCTAGGCAGAACACCAGTCGCAATCTATGGCGTAGGTGCAGGTCCTATTCTTACGAAGCAAGGAAGTATCGTACTTAAGTCATTAGCCCATCTTGCCAAACTTGTGACAGTAAGAGATGGGGAATCCGAACGACTGCTTCAATCGATTGGAGTAACGAGCCCGATTCATGTGATCGGTGACCCAGCGTTTTATGTGCCAAAGCCAGAAAATGTGCAGAAAAATGAGCGTCCTCTTCAAATTGGAGTGACCGCTGTTCCGTATTATCACGGCAGCTATTGGCCAGAAGAAAAGCTGGAGCTCTATGAGGATTATATAGAGGGAATGGCTCGCAATCTGGATGAGCTGCTAGACAAGCATCCAGACGCCCAAATCAACTTTTTTGCCACGAAGTATCCGCAAGATTTAGAGGTAACAAAGGATATTAAGCAACGAATGAAAGCACAGGATAGATGTTACGTCCACGATCAAGAATTGCTTCCAGAGGATATTGTGGCGTTTACGGCGAAGCAAGATGTCGTCATCGGAACGAGACTACATTCCTTAATTCTTTCGTTAGTATCTGGTACACCAGTTATGGCGATTGGCTATCACCATAAAGTGAAGGACTTCATGGATATGATTGGCTATGGAGAGAATGCAATTGCGATTGAAGAATTGAATAAGCAAACCGTCTTTTTCGAAGAACGCTTTGCGAAAATGGAACAAAACTGGTCCAAGGAATTACACGCATTCCAAGCCACAGGAGAAGATCTCCGAGAACGAGCGATTATGGGAATGCGTCTTATCGATACGACCATTGTAAAAAAATAG